In the Vanessa cardui chromosome 10, ilVanCard2.1, whole genome shotgun sequence genome, one interval contains:
- the LOC124532724 gene encoding uncharacterized protein LOC124532724, whose translation MPLNAAGWTTEEDEKLIELVQPHGHLYCWLDPSRKNILTRERTWQEIAKELFKPVEECKKRWRGLRDGYTRNKRMGAIHKSKVPIFEKLQFLDSMPLDTIPLEVDCTGQDKNDMLETEDQILEEQVITEQNNVITDNQEYYEITLVDGPHQETDLKPQIIKIVPKKIKLESSQLEEAPPKKIGRKNAGRKKSVPMPRNIPPIKILPKPIVMSEPRIIKCIDDTKTSEQRSQIIDKLIEKVLKENTNEIDVFFRSMAASVKKLQPNLIPKVKMEVCNVIAKYEMQSFDKNVQNL comes from the exons ATGCCATTAAACGCTGCAGGGTGGACAACGGAAGAGGATGAAAAACTTATTGAATTAGTGCAACCACATGGACATTTGTATTGTTGGCTGGATCCATCAAGAAAGAACATCTTAACAAGAGAAAGAACCTGGCAAGAAATAgcaaaagaattatttaaaccaG TTGAGGAATGTAAGAAACGATGGCGAGGTCTTCGAGATGGGTACACGAGAAATAAAAGGATGGGTGCTATACACAAATCCAAGGTGCCAATATTTGAAAAACTGCAATTTCTGGACAGCATGCCATTGGACACCATACCACTAGAAGTGGACTGTACGGGACAGGACAAAAATGACATGCTGGAAACGGAAGATCAAATACTCGAGGAACAGGTTATAACTGAACAGAATAATGTCATAACCGATAACCAGGAGTATTATGAA ATTACCCTTGTCGATGGCCCGCACCAAGAGACTGATTTGaaaccacagattataaaaattgtGCCAAAGAAAATTAAACTCGAAAGCAGTCAATTAGAAGAAGCGCCTCCGAAAAAAATTGGTAGAAAGAATGCAGGAAGGAAAAAATCTGTACCGATGCCGAGGAATATACCACCGATTAAAATATTACCCAAACCTATAGTAATGAGCGAGCCTAGAATTATAAAATGCATAGACGATACAAAGACTTCGGAGCAGAGATCGCAAATCATAGACAAGTTAATCGAAAaagtattaaaagaaaacaccAATGAGATCGATGTATTCTTCCGGAGTATGGCCGCTAGCGTTAAAAAATTACAACCAAATCTAATACCTAAGGTAAAAATGGAAGTATGCAATGTAATTGCTAAATACGAAATGCAAAGCTTCGACAAGAATGTTCAAAATCTTTAA